TGCAAACTGGCCAAAAACCAGAATAGCGGCTTGGGATACGCTCCTTAGAGCTAGAGCTATAGAAAACATGTCTTACTGTATAGGAGTAAACCGCGTGGGAGTAGATGGTAATAACCTTGAATATATAGGGCACTCTGCTGTATATGATGTGCTAGGAGACGAGATGGTAACAGCGCACACTCAAGAAGGCGTAGTGACCACTACGTTAACCAAAGCGCATGTAAATGACACCAGAAGTAAGTTGCCTTTTCTAGAAGACAAAGACAGATTTACTCTTGAATAGTATCCTTAACCTTGGTTTTCTTAGGAAGTAGTTCAAATGTTTCTTTAGCAAACCAACTAGGTCGTACATCAATTTCTCCAGGGAAATTAATAATCACCTCTGGTTGTTTTTTCTGTAAATAATTTCCTGAGTCAAAAACACGGTTATTATTGGAGTCCTCTATAAGGCGTATTTTATACGAGCCTGGTTTGAGGAGCTTAAAGTTAAAAACAGTCTCTTGAAGAGAGTATTGCGTTTCTATAACCTCATCACTTTTATCCATTAACTGGATGATGTAAGGGAAGTTGTTTGCGTTTTTAAGGGTGAGCTCTATATCTCCATAATCTGAGAACTCCTTAGTGTTTGCTTTATAGAAAAGAGTATCATTCTGTTGGCCAAAAAAGTCTGTAATCGCATTAGGTAGCGCTTTGATACTATAACTAGCTTTTTCCTCTTTCTCAAAATCAATATCTAGAGAAGTCCCGTTATCTTGTAAAGAATAGGTAAAAGGAATCTCGACAGAGTCTTTTACAACGGTTATTAAAGATTTATTAATGGTGTCTATTGGAATATTGCTGAGTATGCGATACGGTTTGTCTAGCAACACAGCATTGCGATATTTTGAAGAGAAGGCTAGAGAATCTAGTTTTGGCTTACGTATTCTAGCCTGCAGGGTGTCACTATAACCAGGAGCACTAATATTAAAGACGAGCGAGTCAAGTGATACTCGTGGTTTGTACCAATAATACAGAGTGTCCTCTCCTTTTTTTGTGATAGTAGTTTCATAATTATTTCCCACATTAGTTAAGAGGTTTATGGCTATACTATCTATATAACCACTAATACCAAAGGCAATTTTACCCTCTGCAGCATGCTTAGGGCGAGAGGCTTTATAAGCGGGTGTTTCTGAAAATAACTTTAATGTATATGACGAGTCGGTTGGGACAGTTACAAAATCTTCTATAAAAGCTACTTTGTCCTTTTTGGGTTGAAAAGTATAATTGGCATCTTCATCTTTTAAAGCTACAAGCGCATACGTTCCAGGTTTTAGATAGTCTAGTTCAAAGGTGTTAAGGCTATCTAAGGTGTTTGTAACATATAATGGAGGCTTATTATAAATAGTAGAATCTGTATACGTGCTATCTGCTTCATAAAGCATCACGGTCACAAAATTATCAGGCTTGTCTAAGATCGCATCTACAATTGTTCCAGACACAGTAAGACTATCTATATAGTCTCCTGTAGACATCACATACTTAAACGAAGGAAAAGGATTTCCTTCATTATTATCTACAATACTGAGCCCAAAATTGAAAACATAGGTCGTATTAGCAGCAAGTGTATCTTGGATTTTAATCTCTATGTATTTTGAGGCAGACCCCTGTGGAGAGATTACTCTATTGATAATAGGAGGAGAGATAATAAGTTGTTTTCTAAGGTCTTTGAGTTTTACATACTCATCAAAATAAATACGAATTTCATCTCCTTCAAAGTTTGTAGTAAAATTAGGAGGTGTAGACTTTACAAAAACTGGAGGCAAACTATCCATAGGTCCTCCGGTAGGAGAACCACGTTTTGCACAGTTTACGAGAGTAAGTGCCATACTTACCATAACTACTATAAATGTAGCTACTCGTCTTCTATTAAAATGATACCAAGGATTATCTGTCATGCGACTACAAAGAAACAATTATTTTAACCAAAACGAAATACCTATTGTGCTATTGCCATCACGGCAATACTTAATTTAATATTAGGTATTTTAAGAAGTTGCAACGCACATGATTCTAAAGTTGCTCCAGTAGTTAAAATATCATCACATAGTAAGATATGTTTACCTTCAAAATTGCGATTCATTGTAATTGAAAAAGCATCAAGAACTTCATCACTGCGTGTAAAACGCCCTTTAAATACTTGTGTTTTTGTATTTTTTGATTTGACAAGCACGTCATCTACATAATGAGCTTCTAATGCTTTGGCTAGTGATTTACCAAAGCCTTCCACTTGATTGTATCCTCTTTTTCTTTTCTTCTTTGGGTGTATAGGTACTGGAACTACTGCATCTATACGATTATATTCTTCAAGAGTTTTGAGATCTTCACCAAGCCATGCCCCTAGAAAGCCACTTATCTCATGCTGTCCTCTGTATTTGAGATTATGCATGAGTTCTTGCACAGGACCTTTCTTTTCAAAATAAAATAATGCGGTTGCATTTTCTATATTGAGGCGACCGTAAAATACTTTTTTGATTGCAGGGTCGTTGTACCTATGAAAATCTGTGAGAGGTAATGTATGCCTACAATGTGTACATATCATATTTTCGGCAGCGATGAGTTCGCTGTCGCAAGATTTACAGGTTTCTGGAAAAAATAGAGAACGGAGCGATTGTAGCAATGGCTTATACTTTTTTTTTCTAAATTAACCCCTTTATGTGAATAATAGAACATCTATGCGTACTAAAAGTACCAATAATACCTTATTACTCCTTGTAATCTTACTATGTCTTGTAGTTGCAGGGCTAGGATTTCACACCTATAATTTTCAAAACGAAGTGCAGCAACGAGAGGCGCAACTAATAGATGACAAAGAAAGAGTCACCGCACAGCTCGACGAGGAATTGTCTAAATATAGCAGTCTTTTAAAAGAGAGAGATGCATTAAAAGGAGAACTCAAACAAGCGCAATCAAGACTCTTACAGCTCAAGGAAACACTAAGAGACGACGACCTGAGTAGATCAAAAATGCAGCAGTTTCAAATGGAAATAAAAAGACTGCGTCGAGAGCGAGAATTTTTTATAAGTGCAAATGATAGTTTACAATTAGAAACAAAACGTCTTGTTGCATTGCAACAAGAAACACAAAAAGCACTTGATCTAGCGACAAAATCTCAAGACAGCATACAGAAATCTAATAGAGATCTAGCAGAGAGACTTACACAAGGAGCACGTCTTACAGTAAGTAATCTCGCTGCAAGAGGAGTGATTCAGCGCAACAGCGGTAAGTTTTTTATGACTTCTAGAGCGAGTCGCGTTGAGATGATGCAGGTGTGTTTTACCGTAAACGATAACCAACTTGCAGAGGTAGAAAATAAATCTTTTTACGTACAAGTACTTAATGGGCGAGGTCGCATGATAGGTGTAGAACGTAATGAAAAGTTTGAAGACGGCTCTGTGGTGCGCTATAATACAAAAACTACGATTGCATTTAATAAAACCGCATATACCATCTGCGAGCTTGTTCTGCCTGTACAGCAGATGGAAGGTGGTGATTACACTATAAATGTCTACCACGAAGGTTCTATGCTACTCTCTACCATACTTTCTTTAAAATAGAGCAATCGCAATTTCCGTTATTTCGGAGGGATTGCTATTTTTACAGCTTGTTACAAACGGAAACAAATAACTTTATTTTATTGGTTTGAGAGGTTTTTACGCTTTCGCGAAAGCGTGACCTCATACCTCATCAATATTAATAGATTGCATAATTAATCTACAGACTATGGCTCAACAAGACGATCATTTTAAAAAAGTAATATCTCACGCAAAAGAATATGGCTACATCTTTGGTAGTAGTGAGATTTATGATGGCCTAAGTGCTGTGTATGACTACGGTCAAAACGGTGTTGAGCTTAAGAAAAACATACGCGAGTACTGGTGGAAGAGTATGGTGCAAATGAACCAAAATATTGTAGGTCTAGATGCTGCAATATTTATGCATCCTACTACTTGGAAAGCTTCTGGTCACGTAGACGCATTTTCTGATCCACTTATTGATAACAAGGATTCAAAGAAGCGCTACCGTGCAGATGTACTCGTTGAAGATTATGCAGAAAAGCTCAATCAGAAAGCAGAGAAAGAAATTGCTAAGGCAGCAAAGCGTTTTGGAGAAAGCTTTGATAGAGTGCAATATGAAGCGACAAATCCTAGAGTTATGGGATATCGCGAGAAGCAAAAAAGTGCAACCGCAAGACTTGCACAATATCTAGATGCAGAAGATCTACCAGCAGTAAAAGCACTTATAGAAGAATTAGAAATAGGATGTCCTGAATCTGGATCAAAAAACTGGACAGATGTACGCCAGTTCAATTTGATGTTTGGAACAAAACTAGGAGCATCTGCAGAGACAGCAACAGATTTGTACTTACGACCAGAAACGGCTCAAGGTATATTTGTAAATTTCTTAAACGTCCAAAAAACAGGACGTATGAAGATTCCTTTTGGAATTGCTCAAACAGGGAAAGCATTTAGAAATGAGATTGTTGCGCGTCAGTTTATCTTTCGTATGCGAGAATTTGAACAAATGGAAATGCAATTTTTTGTACGTCCAGGAGAAGAAATGAAGTGGTACGAGCACTGGAAAGAGACACGCTTAAAATGGCATAAATCATTAGGTCTTGGAGAAGAGAATTATCGTTTTCATGATCATGAGAAGCTTGCGCACTATGCAAATGCAGCAACAGATATAGAATTCAACTTTCCATTTGGGTTTAAAGAGCTTGAGGGTATACACTCTAGAACAGATTTTGATCTTAAAGCACATGAAGAGCATTCTGGAAAGAAATTACAATTTTTTGACCCAGAAATTAATGAGAGCTATGTGCCTTATGTTGTAGAAACTTCAATAGGACTTGATAGAATGTTTCTAGCTGTATTTTCTGCATCACTTCAAGATGAAGAATTAGAAAACGGAACTTCAAGAGTAGTATTAAAACTACCAGCAATCTTAGCTCCTGTAAAGGCTGCAATTTTGCCTCTAGTAAAGAAAGATGGACTACCAGAAGTAGCGCAAAAAATTATAGATGATTTGAAATACGATTATCGCGTAGCTTACGATGAGAAAGATGCTGTAGGCCGTCGTTACAGACGTCAAGATGCGGCTGGAACCCCACTCTGTATAACAGTAGATCATGATACGCTAGAAGATAATATGGTAACAGTAAGAGATAGAGATAGCATGGAGCAACAGCGTGTATTAATCACAGATTTACCAGATATTCTCAATAATAAAGTGAATTTTAGACATTGGATAGCTTAAGTCCAATTACTGATATATACTAAAAACACCCATTTCATGGGTGTTTTTTTATGCTTTGGATTCAGATTTTTGTATTTTTAATAAATTTTTAACAAGCAAACCACTAAAAAACTACATTATGAAACAAATCTACTCATTGCTGGTTGCAGCTCTCTTAGCTTTTAGCTTTGGGGTGTCTGCGCAGCAAACAAATAAAGCCAGTAAAAGTGGGCTACTTTCTGCCCCTGTTGTAATACCTAGTATTGCAGATCAAATTAAAGCAGGAACACTTATATATGCGGATAATACACCAAAATTAGGTCGTGCCAAAGGCATAGGGTCTCCTAATATTGTCCCAGGTAAGGGTTCTGTAGGTAATGATCCTCTCGTAAACGCACAACGCAGTCAGGAGGTTAGCATGACACAAACAAGGTCACCTTTAACAACGTTTGTAGCAGATGTATCTTCTTTTACACCTTCTGACCCTACGGGTGCGGCCGGACCTAACCACTATATAGCTGCATGGAATGTAGGCTTTAAAATATTTAATAAGGACGGGACAGATGCTACTCCAGAAATGGACTTGAGCACTTTGTTTCCTGGAAATTCAACAGGAGATCCAATTGTTTTCTTTGATGCAAACGTAGATAATGGTGCAGGGAAACCTAGAGGGAGATATGTAATCACAGAATTCCGTAACTCTGGTGCGCCAGGTGGTAATGGATTTGACGTTGCAATATCTGCGGGTCCGGATCCGGTGAATGACCCATGGTATGTTTATGAAGCACAATTTAATGCAGGAGCATTCCCTGATTACACAAAATTTTCTGTATTTGGTGAATCTTACGTAGTTACGGCAAACATAAACTCAACTACAGAGCAAGTTTTCTTACTCGAGCGTAATAAAATGTTAAATGATGAAGCGGCTCAGTTTGTAGCTTTTGGACTTCCTGGAATTGAAAGAAATGGTTTTTATAGTCCACAAGGGTTTCATACTACGGGAGATGAGAGCGCTCCAGCAGGTACTCCAGTCCCTGTAGTTTATCTTCAAGATGATGCATGGGGAGGAGTCGATGATGACCACCTTAAAGTATGGGAAGCTACTATAGATTGGGCAGATGCTGCAAATGCAAGTATTGAACTAGCTCAAGAAATTACAACAGCAGATTTTGTAAGTGTCTTTGATGGTGGATCATTCTCAAATATTCCACAAGGCGGTGGAGGTCCAGATGTAGATGCATTGCAAGCTACGATGATGAACCAAGTACAATATAGACGTTTTCCTACTTATAACACTGTTGTAATGAATTTTGTAGTTGATGTGTTAGACCCAGGTGAAAAGGCAGGAATAAGATGGTATGAATTAAGACAAGATGGAGATGGGCAACCATGGTCTATATATCAAGAAGGTACTTATGTTACTCCAGGAAAGCGTAACGCATATCAAGGAAGTATGGCGATGGATTCTCAAGGAAATATTGCTATGGGTTATATATCATCATCAGATGAAGATCGTATTGCAATGAATTATACTGGTCGTTTTGATGGAGATCCATTAGGAGTAATGACAGTATTTGAGCAAGAACTCTTCAAAAGTACAGCAGCCTCTCCTACAGATAGGTTTGCAGATTATGTGCACTTAACTCTTGATCCAGAGAACGAGTCATTCTGGTTTATTACAGAGCAGTTTGATCCAACGCGTAGAGATGTAGTTGCTAATTTTACACTAGACGCTGCCCAGCCAGATGACCTCAGTGTTTTTAGTATTGTAACTCCTGTAGGAGAAGGAGAATATACAGGTGATGAGGATGTTATTGTAACTATAAGAAATTACGGATCAAATGCAATCACAAACCCAACTGTGCAATACACTGTAAATGGTGGAGCAGCAGTAGTAGAAACTTTTACAGGAACTATAGAGCCAGGGCTAAGTGTCGAATTTACCTTTGCTCAAGGTGCAGATCTTTCTGAGCCTGGTAACTATACACTTGATGTTTCTACTTTGTTGAGTAATGATAGCAATGTTGAGAATGATTCATTGGTGTGTGTTGCAACAAATACTGTGGGTCTAGCATGTCAACCAGATAGTGATTGTGAAGGTTTTGGTGATGGTGTGACTACCATTACATTAGCAAATCAAAATGCATTGTTAACAAATTGTACCTCTTCAGGATATAGTGATGATTCAGGAATTGAGTTTGCATTTGATAGTCCAGAGTCGTTATCTGGAACATTGCAAGTTGGTTTTACAGACTCTGCCTTTGCAATTTGGATTGATATAAATGATGATGCAACCTTTACTGAAGATGAACTTGTTGCTTCTGGTCAGGTAGCAACAGCAGATACTGATTTTGCTTTTTCAATTGATGTTACAGCCTTTGATGTGGCACAGCTTACTGCAGGGCCATTGACTATGCGTGTGAGAGGTGAAGATGAGGATACAGCTGGTGATGTTACTGATCCTTGTGATGATCTTCAATTTGGAAGAACTAATGATTATACAGCAACCTTCGCTCCAGAAGTGCTCGCGGTAGAGAGTAATGTGTTTTTAGAAACTTCTCTAAATATCACTAGTACAGATAATAAATATTTTGCTATAAATGTGAACACGCCATTTGAGGGAAGAGCTGCTATTTCTGTTTTTAATACTCTTGGACAAAGACTTGCCTATAACAATCTTAATAAAGAAGGAAATGGTTATACATATGATTTAGACATGTCATACGTTGCAGCTGGCGTTTATATCGTTCAATTTACAGATATAGATGGTGGATCTAAATTAGTAGAGAAGATAGTAGTTAGATAAATAATCGATACAGCTGAAACATATGCTGTATATCCATTAAATATTAAAAAGCTCAACAAGGAATTTCTTGTTGAGCTTTTTTTAGTAGAAAAAGTATGTACAGTCTCAATTTACATATTCATCTTCATCTCCGTAATCCCTACAGGGCTAGCTTTGTCACATCTATTCATACGGCGTTGTGGTGTATACTTGAACCAAACGCTGGCTCCATCCTTCATAAAATCTTTGTCTATCGTCATGGGGTCAAAATGACGTCCATCCTCAAGTTTAATAGTCCACTCGCAATCGCCTTCTGCCTTAGATTGTACGATTGTTCCAGAAGTATATCCAGTTGTGTCAAAATCCATAAGTGCTGTTTTAGTATCCTCTGTAGCAACCGCTTCTTGACCACGGCAAGAAAAAGCCATGATTGCTACTAGTGACATACCTGTAATGTATAATCTTGTTTTCATAATTAGGTAGTTTTGTTTCCTTAAAGGTCGTTAAAATTTAGAAGAAAGCTTTAATCTGGATATTACCCGTATGAATAGTTCGTGTTTCTTCACTTTTACGCCCAAAATATGATACATTCAAATCTAAAAATTTGGTAATCCTTTTTTGTGCAATAGCATTCCAAGTAAAATTTGTTCCTGGTTGTAATCCTTCTAATATCTGATATGCAACTGGACTAAATGCGCTTCCGCGAAAATCGTTATTGATATACGTAAACTCCCCAGTTAAAGATACTTTTTCTAAATCTGCTAATGCAAAGGAGATGCCAAGATTCTGCTGGTCAAGCTGTTCCTGCTCTCCTGATGTGTTATTCTTATTTTGATATTCATAAAATAGCGAAACTCTCGACTGTTTGCCAAAGAGATATGAGAGCTTAGGATTAATACCGATATTATCGATGCTAAAACTACGAGAGATAAAATTCTCTGCACTACTCACGGTCGAGCCTAAATCTCCTTGAGCATTAAAGAGCCAGCTCTCTTTAATTTTATGTAGAAAATTGAGTTGATGACTTTGTATCTCACTTTCTTGCAGCCCTGTAGAGAGAAGAATTTTAGAGGTATTTGATAGAAATGAATAGGAGGTCGTGTAACGCTGTTTTCCTCTATTAAAAAATAAGGTATTTCTAAAGTTGACTGTAGCACCTATTTCATTGTCATCCTCATTAAATGGGTTGAGGCTAAAATCGTTATCAGTGCGCAATACTCGTTTATCTAAGATATAGCTAGACTGATTGTAAAAGTGGGAAAGAAACTTTTTTATTCCTTTAAGCCCAGACCACTGTCCGGGTTGTAGGGTGAGTTGCTGGCTTAATTTATTTTGATGAGTTCTTACAAATACTTGGTTTGGTAGTAGTATTCTCACGTAATCTGCTTGATCTTGAAACTGCGCTATCTCAAACTCATCGAGTTCTTGTATACCATCTCCGTTATAATCATTCCATGTATGGGTTCCTTGACCTTCATCTACTTGAATAAAAGTAAATTCTTGCTGAGGTTGGGTACCGCTATTGGTTTCAAAAACCGTATTAAGACGGATGATATCATTTGCAAATCGTTGATTATACAGCAATCTTGAGTTGAGCGAATTCTCATCTTCTCGTTGATCTTCATAGCTAAGATTACGGTAATTTAAAAAGAGCGAGACGTTCGTTTTCTCATTCTTTATTAATTGAGATTTTAAGTAATATGTATTGGATGTATTTACACGTGCTATGCGATTAAGTCGCACACTATCATTTACACGATATTTATATCCAGCTTCCATATAGACGTTTGTGCTGTCTCCCACGCCAGCAAAAGCTTTGTAAGCGCTAAATCGCTGACTGCTTGCCGTTATAGAGTCATTCCTTTTTGTGACTCTAACGTTGTCCTCCATGTTAAATGCAGCGCCTATCCAAGATTTTTTAAAACCATAAATGGCATTTACGTCTGCTCGTGTAAAGTTTGTATTGAGTTGCACATCATCTGTACTAAGTGTACTTGCATTAATCGCAGTTCTTAAATTACCAAGTTCCCAGTTGGCATTTAGACTGTGTCTGTAGCCATTGTAGGCGTCTTGAAAGTTTAGATGTTGAAATTGATAGGTAATTGCTCCTTGTTCTGTACGAACATAATTGAGTCCTACCGTAGTAAAGTGTTGAGTTCCTAATAAAGTTCCTCCCGCTTGAGCTAGTGAGTTCTCGACATTCCAATCTCGGTTAAATTCTATATTGTAAAGCCCTTCAATACTTCTAAAATCTTCTTGTATAAAATCCCAACTCCCAAAAGCGCGAAGGCTGGATAAACTATCCTTTTTATATAACAGCTGATTTATATCTACATGTGCAGCATAGCCATTATTATCACCGTCATCTAGTGTAGAAAATGTGTTGGTGTCATTGTTACTTCCCGCAGCTTCAAAGTTTATTGTAGTTTTTTCTGAAGGTGTGTAGCTTCCATTTATTACACCTAATTGTAGTACAGTAGGGGCAAAAAGTTGTACTTGAGGAGCAAAAGAACCTTGCGAAATACCATTTATAGGGGCAACATATTGAAATGTGCGCTGTAGCGTATTTGTCGTGCTTAAAATATAATCTCCTTGGTTTTCTCCTACATTAGTAAAGCGTACTTGAAATAAATCTTCTCCAGGATCAGCGCTAAATTCAAAAACCTCGACTCCATTTACAACTATCTGCCTGTAGAGAATCTTATTTTCATCAAAGGTATCTGAGATTGCGCTGGGAGCAATCATTTCTTGCATATCGTCACCAGCTTCTTGTAAAATAGCAACCTGTTCGGAGGTGAGATTTTGTTGTAGTGGTTGATTTTTAGCATCACTTTCTGAATATACGTGAGCAGCTATTTTGAATTTATCGCTTTCGCGAAAGCTTCCTCCTCCATACGCCAGAAAACGTGTGTAACGTCGTTCAGAAAATTGATAAGCAACATTGATACGCATCTCACTAGTGATGGGATAAGTGGCATTAAATCGTATCTCTCCAGCATTATAATCGATAATATAGTCTTCGCTCTCTCCACGTGTGAGCGGGATGCCATTAACATAAACAGTCTCACTCCCAGAAACTACTAGAACGAATAGCTCACCATTAGGCCCAGTGAGTTTATAGGGGCCTTGATTTCCTTCCTGCCCTGTAAATGTACTTTGTGTAAAAACACCTCGTACTAAAGCTCCAGAAGCATGTAGATCTGTTTGTTTATCATCTGAGTGATTCAAGGTACCCCCTAGGGATAGCCCTTGTATTTTCTTTG
The genomic region above belongs to Dokdonia sp. Dokd-P16 and contains:
- a CDS encoding Ig-like domain-containing protein, whose product is MTDNPWYHFNRRRVATFIVVMVSMALTLVNCAKRGSPTGGPMDSLPPVFVKSTPPNFTTNFEGDEIRIYFDEYVKLKDLRKQLIISPPIINRVISPQGSASKYIEIKIQDTLAANTTYVFNFGLSIVDNNEGNPFPSFKYVMSTGDYIDSLTVSGTIVDAILDKPDNFVTVMLYEADSTYTDSTIYNKPPLYVTNTLDSLNTFELDYLKPGTYALVALKDEDANYTFQPKKDKVAFIEDFVTVPTDSSYTLKLFSETPAYKASRPKHAAEGKIAFGISGYIDSIAINLLTNVGNNYETTITKKGEDTLYYWYKPRVSLDSLVFNISAPGYSDTLQARIRKPKLDSLAFSSKYRNAVLLDKPYRILSNIPIDTINKSLITVVKDSVEIPFTYSLQDNGTSLDIDFEKEEKASYSIKALPNAITDFFGQQNDTLFYKANTKEFSDYGDIELTLKNANNFPYIIQLMDKSDEVIETQYSLQETVFNFKLLKPGSYKIRLIEDSNNNRVFDSGNYLQKKQPEVIINFPGEIDVRPSWFAKETFELLPKKTKVKDTIQE
- a CDS encoding ComF family protein produces the protein MLQSLRSLFFPETCKSCDSELIAAENMICTHCRHTLPLTDFHRYNDPAIKKVFYGRLNIENATALFYFEKKGPVQELMHNLKYRGQHEISGFLGAWLGEDLKTLEEYNRIDAVVPVPIHPKKKRKRGYNQVEGFGKSLAKALEAHYVDDVLVKSKNTKTQVFKGRFTRSDEVLDAFSITMNRNFEGKHILLCDDILTTGATLESCALQLLKIPNIKLSIAVMAIAQ
- a CDS encoding glycine--tRNA ligase; this encodes MAQQDDHFKKVISHAKEYGYIFGSSEIYDGLSAVYDYGQNGVELKKNIREYWWKSMVQMNQNIVGLDAAIFMHPTTWKASGHVDAFSDPLIDNKDSKKRYRADVLVEDYAEKLNQKAEKEIAKAAKRFGESFDRVQYEATNPRVMGYREKQKSATARLAQYLDAEDLPAVKALIEELEIGCPESGSKNWTDVRQFNLMFGTKLGASAETATDLYLRPETAQGIFVNFLNVQKTGRMKIPFGIAQTGKAFRNEIVARQFIFRMREFEQMEMQFFVRPGEEMKWYEHWKETRLKWHKSLGLGEENYRFHDHEKLAHYANAATDIEFNFPFGFKELEGIHSRTDFDLKAHEEHSGKKLQFFDPEINESYVPYVVETSIGLDRMFLAVFSASLQDEELENGTSRVVLKLPAILAPVKAAILPLVKKDGLPEVAQKIIDDLKYDYRVAYDEKDAVGRRYRRQDAAGTPLCITVDHDTLEDNMVTVRDRDSMEQQRVLITDLPDILNNKVNFRHWIA
- a CDS encoding GEVED domain-containing protein, with amino-acid sequence MKQIYSLLVAALLAFSFGVSAQQTNKASKSGLLSAPVVIPSIADQIKAGTLIYADNTPKLGRAKGIGSPNIVPGKGSVGNDPLVNAQRSQEVSMTQTRSPLTTFVADVSSFTPSDPTGAAGPNHYIAAWNVGFKIFNKDGTDATPEMDLSTLFPGNSTGDPIVFFDANVDNGAGKPRGRYVITEFRNSGAPGGNGFDVAISAGPDPVNDPWYVYEAQFNAGAFPDYTKFSVFGESYVVTANINSTTEQVFLLERNKMLNDEAAQFVAFGLPGIERNGFYSPQGFHTTGDESAPAGTPVPVVYLQDDAWGGVDDDHLKVWEATIDWADAANASIELAQEITTADFVSVFDGGSFSNIPQGGGGPDVDALQATMMNQVQYRRFPTYNTVVMNFVVDVLDPGEKAGIRWYELRQDGDGQPWSIYQEGTYVTPGKRNAYQGSMAMDSQGNIAMGYISSSDEDRIAMNYTGRFDGDPLGVMTVFEQELFKSTAASPTDRFADYVHLTLDPENESFWFITEQFDPTRRDVVANFTLDAAQPDDLSVFSIVTPVGEGEYTGDEDVIVTIRNYGSNAITNPTVQYTVNGGAAVVETFTGTIEPGLSVEFTFAQGADLSEPGNYTLDVSTLLSNDSNVENDSLVCVATNTVGLACQPDSDCEGFGDGVTTITLANQNALLTNCTSSGYSDDSGIEFAFDSPESLSGTLQVGFTDSAFAIWIDINDDATFTEDELVASGQVATADTDFAFSIDVTAFDVAQLTAGPLTMRVRGEDEDTAGDVTDPCDDLQFGRTNDYTATFAPEVLAVESNVFLETSLNITSTDNKYFAINVNTPFEGRAAISVFNTLGQRLAYNNLNKEGNGYTYDLDMSYVAAGVYIVQFTDIDGGSKLVEKIVVR